From Cyprinus carpio isolate SPL01 chromosome A7, ASM1834038v1, whole genome shotgun sequence, a single genomic window includes:
- the LOC109069106 gene encoding uncharacterized protein LOC109069106 → MAGPSPSGFFGTCSVLHFAVSSSDVDVVQEDNVKIVRAGEDVKLTCTFSSLLQTTTAWFKQTADGKSLQIVSFYIKQQPSWNKDFEKANRFIVIKGDDHFNLTILKTKSSDSATYFCVVSSHYSTGMGAGTRLLVKDAAVNRHLTLQQSLIDMLHPGDSVSLHCSIFTESCAGEHSVYWFRQSLGESQGILYTKRERNGQCENSTESQTQSCVYNLFKSNISHSDAGIYYCAVAACGEILFGKGTELNFRESVDVTPTLLALGFSNIIFFALVVFLGIKLYRVQNKVPTSQESQNEDNLNYAAISFGQKPLNTRRAKAKISQDQSLYAHVRSHQ, encoded by the exons atggctggACCTTCTCCTTCAGggttttttg GTACCTGTTCTGTTCTTCATTTTGCAGTCAGCTCCTCTGATGTGGATGTTGTTCAGGAGGATAATGTAAAAATAGTTCGAGCTGGAGAGGATGTGAAGCTCACTTGCACCTTTTCAAGTCTTCTGCAAACGACAACAGCATGGTTTAAACAGACAGCTGATGGAAAATCCTTACAAATTGTGTCTTTCTATATAAAGCAACAACCCAGCTGGAACAAGGACTTTGAGAAAGCAAAtcgttttattgttattaaaggaGATGATCATTTTAATCTGACCATTTTAAAGACAAAGTCTTCAGACTCAGCAACGTATTTCTGTGTAGTCTCATCACATTACAGCACTGGAATGGGTGCAGGAACCAGATTACTTGTCAAAG ATGCAGCTGTGAACAGACACCTAACTCTTCAGCAGTCTTTGATAGACATGCTTCATCCCGGGGATTCTGTGAGTTTGCATTGcagcatcttcactgagagctGTGCAGGAGAACACAGTGTCTACTGGTTCAGGCAAAGCTTGGGAGAATCTCAAGGAATACTTTACACAAAGCGAGAGAGAAATGGTCAGTGTGAGAACAGCACTGAGTCTCAAACACAGAGCTGTGTCTACAATCTCTTCAAGAGCAACATCAGTCACTCTGATGCTGGGATTTACTACTGTGCTGTGGCCGCGTGTGGAGAGATACTGTTTGGAAAAGGAACTGAACTTAATTTTAGAG AGAGTGTTGATGTAACCCCAACTCTTCTTGCTCTTGGATTTTCAAACATCATATTTTTTGCCCTTGTTGTTTTTCTGGGAATAAAACTATACAGGGTTCAGAATAAAG TGCCTACATCTCAAGAGAGTCAA AATGAAGACAATCTGAATTATGCAGCCATTAGTTTTGGTCAGAAACCTCTGAACACTAGAAGAGCCAAAGCAAAGATCAGTCAGGACCAGTCTCTGTACGCACATGTCAGATCACACCAGTGA